The stretch of DNA CTGACCGACGGTCTTCGCGCCCCGATGGAGATCCAGGATCGGCCAAATCACAAACCGGGTGAGGTAAAAAGAGAGCAGGGCGAAGAAAATAACAGTCGCTCCCACGATTCCGGAAAAGACCCACGTGACATTCTGGCTTTTGGATTGCGCCTCATGGACCATCCGGATCATTTCTTTTTCGGAAAGGACTCGAAATTCGTCGGCCTTCTTGATCATGTCTCCGGAGAAAATAGTGGCCTCGTGGAGCAGCTTGGCTCCCTTGGGATTCCCGACGGGCCGATCGATAAACAGAATCGTGACCAGCATTTCACTCAAGCGGAGGACGTCATGGTTGAGGTCTGTGGCCAACGCTTCCCACCGCTGATCCCCATGGTAGCCCTGGAGGTCTTTGGTGATCTGGAAGATCTCGTTGCTCAGCTGGTCGAACCGGTCCCGTTCATCGACATTCCCCGTGATCAGGTAGTTGTTGGCCGGATCCAGGAACATATGAAGACGAAGTTGCAGACGATCCGACAACTCGAACTTATGGGCCTCCTCCTGAACCGCACCGGTCGTTATGTTAATTTCCCGCACCTCCAGCAATACGATCCCCAGGGCCATGAAAAAAATAAGGCTGAGGCCGAGAAAGGAGCCGAGGACCTTTGTTCGAATGCCGAATTTCATTCTTGATCGTCCTGCATGATATATATAATCTGAAATTCTTCGTTGTCTCGGAGATATTTTTTCGGCAGATACCCGATTCCCCACGGGTCTTCTTGAACGGCGTTCAGAATTTGCGCGGGATCTCCCTTGACCAAGGGGGGCTTTAATCCATCCTGGAATAATTTCTTGACCCAATACAATTTATAGTCCTTGGAGGACATTCCGATGACATTGGACAGAAAGACATCTTTCACCGGTCCCTCCGGATATTGGATCGGGCGGACGGGCATTCCGCCCACAAAACGAATTTCCCCAAGATAAATCCCACGGATTTCGGTTTTGGAAAGACGGCTCAAGGGACTGTCCTTGTTTACGACCACCGCAATCTGTTCCGCATAGGCGGTCAAAGCACTGCACAGCAGGCCACCGAGGATCAACAGGCTCAATATTAGGCCCCGGATTTTCACAACGATGGGATCGTTTTTTAAAAACTGAATGCCCACTGCGCCTCCCACACATGAAAAGTCTCGCTCCCGACTTTTCGATCCAGCCGATATTGAAGCTTCAGGGCGCTCCTTAATTCGTCTATATCGTATCGCACACCCCCGATCATTTGATGACGAGAGGTATTATTCACAAGCTCCATAAAATAGGGATCGGTCGGATCGACTTTCAAATTTTCGAAACGCGCGTACGGCGTGATGTCGCGGGCGACTTTATATCCCACCTGAATGTAGTAGGCATCGGCTTGATGGCCCGGGTTCAACATCCGATAATACTCTGAAATAAATTCCACCTTGTCATAAATATAGGAAAGATCGCCCCCGAAGATTTTCTCATTAATGTCTCCATTAAAATCGGTACCGACCTTGTCCGAAGTTCCAAATACTCCGAGAGTCAACCCCGGCAGTCGGAAGGGCTCAATTGACAGGCGCAATGCGACCTGTTTCGAATTATTGTTATCTGCGGTCACATTCGGCACCAGCGTATGGGTGGTTGAATCGATCCGATGACCGTTTCCGATATCCAACATATACATCCATCGATATTCCGGACGGTGTTGAGATCCGGAAAATTCAACTCCAACGGTATGAACGGGGAGGACCCCTCCGTCGTCTTCAAATGCCAAGAAAAACGGACGGTCAACCGTAAGAAATAGCAGCTTTCCATGGTGATAGGTGTTATTCCAGTAACCCAAGGCCGTATGCTCCCGACCAGCCCTAATGGTCAGAAGATCGTTAATCGTATACCCGACCCATAGTCTTTCCATTTCAACATCGCCCTCGCCGGCCTCCTGATCGAAGTCAATGTCAAATTCGGCCAGAAAGGTCAGGCGCGGCCCGATATTGACCGTGCTGTACAAATCCAACGGACCCAGGGAAAAGGACGGGTGGTTGGCCGTCCGGTCTTTTGTAAAAAAATTAACGTCGCCATACGCCCCGAGATTGATCCCGAATTTCGGGCGTGTGTTCTCCATGGAAGCCTTGTCTTCTAGAGCCTGTATTCGTTGGCGTAGTTGGTTTATTTCCTCCTGTTTCCGATCGCCGTTGGAGGATTGCCTTTGGGTGTTGATTTGGGGCTGGCTTTGGTCTTCAGCCTTGGAGGGGGTTCCATGGAAAATCCCAAGAATGACCAAACCAATCAGAAATGATTTATTTCTAATGAGATTGAGTATCTTATCCAAACGGTTATTATTCACCCCGGTTCCTCCGTCATGATACTGTTGATGAAAAACCAGTTTAACCCATTGATCCCATTAAAATAAGTATAGCAGATGAACAAAAATGGCCTGGGTGGAAGGAAATGACTTCCTGAGTGCCTTCAAGAACCGTAACCTATGGTAAGTATTGAATGCGGGACCTGGACCCTGTTAAAATCCAGGCGTGGAGGGGGTCCCATGATCTATGATACGATCATCATAGGTACCGGTCCGGCCGGCTCCGCAGCAGCGTTTGAATTGGCCCGCAGGGGCTGCCGCGTGCTCGCCCTGGAGAAGAAGCGCCATCCCCGCTACAAGGTCTGCGGCGGGGGACTTTCTGTACGGCTCGATAATCTGCTCGGCCGACATTACCATACCGTCATAGAGAAGACCGTCACGCGGATGACAATCACCTGCGGCGGCGCAGCGTCCTTTGAAGTTTCATTTGATGCGCCGCTGGCGTATATGAGCATGCGGAGCCGACTCGACGCCCATTTAATCCGACAGGCACAGACAGCGGGATGCGACCTTCGCGAGGACGAAGCGGCCACCGGATTCGAGACCTTGAGAAATTCGGTGGTGGTTAGAACCCCGCTCGGAGAATACGAAGCCCTTACCGTCATCGGAGCGGATGGAGCGCCCAGCCGGGTGGCGAAGACGCTTTTCCCGATGAATGCCCTTCCTTTCGGCATCGCGCTGGAAGGCGAAGCGGCCGCGTCGGCCGGTGGGTCCTGGTCCGATGACGGATTGCTCATCGATGTCGGCATCATCCGGGGAGGGTATGCCTGGATCTTTCCCAAGTCGGAGCATCTTTCAAGCGGCGTGGCCACTTTCCGTCGGGAACGGCAGGATCTCCGTCTTCTTTACGGTCAATGGGTGCAGGGCCAACCCAGGCTTCCATCTCCGGACCGGCAGCAGATCGTCGGCCACCTCATCCCGCGCTTCTCTCCCAAAGCCGGATCCTTGGCGGGAAACCGCGCCCTCCTGATCGGCGACGCGGCCGGTCTGGTGGACCCGTTGCTGGGAGAGGGAATCTATTATGGGGTCTGGAGCGGCCGCTTGGCGGCCGATGCGGTCGCAGGCTTCTTGAAGGGAAAGACGCCGCTGGCCCGCTATGAAGAGAGGGTCCGAAACGAAATCCATCCCGAACTCCGGGTCGCTTCCAGAATTGCCGGGGTCGTTTATCGTTTGCCCCGTTTCTTTTTCAATTTAACGGCCCGGCATCCCGAATGGCTGAAAGGGTACGGAAAGGTTCTCCAGGGCCGATTGACCTATCAAGATCTTTGGAGACGAGGGCTGGATCCAAGACGCTGGTTCCCCGTCGCATAATCCGGCCGGGTCGTTTTTTTACCTTTCGGAGGGGAGGAGTCGTGAAGAGAAACGTCGGGGGTCTTGATCGTCTTTTCCGGCTGGCCGTCGGTTTCGCATCGGCCGCGTTTTCCTTCGCGACCGAAGACACGGCGCTCCGCCTGCTCTTGGGACTCGTCGCCGTTCTCGGAATCGGGACAAGCCTGCTTGGCTACTGCCCGGTCAACCATTTGTTTGGGATGAACACGGCCGCCAACAAGAGGAAGTAGTTGCTCGCGGGTTTGGCGTGTCAGAGCGGGGATAGACATTTTGGCCCGGCGCGCAACCACAGGTCCATTAATTAATCCTCCCGGACCGTCGCGGCAAACAACGCGGTCACCGACAAGAGAATAACACCGATCCCCCCGAATGCGCCGGTATAACCGGAGAGTCCGATCAAGAAGCCGGTTAGAATTGGTCCGCCGGCATGGCCGATGTCCATGATCGTTCCAAAAACGCCCATCGCGGAGCCCAGAGACTTCTCCTTGCAAAGATCGGCCACCAGCGCCGAAGTGGACGATCCGATTACGGCTTCTCCAAGACCGAAAATCAACGACAGAAAGAGAAGGCCGACGAGACCCGCGGTCCAGGGAAGGGAGATCATGACCGCCGCACAGAGGATCTGGCCCGTCAGGATGAGCGGCCGCCGGCCGATGCGATCCGACAGGCGACCCATCATCGGCCTGGCCAGGATGGAAGCAATTCCCATTGTGCCGAACAACAGTCCAACCTCTCCTGCGTTAAGTCCGACTTTGATCCCATATAATGGGAGAAAGGCCATCAGGGCCCCGGAGGCCGTCATCAGAATCCCCTCCATCGCACTGGTCACCAACACCCGACGCTCCCGCCCCACCTCCCGGAGTCCTTGGAGGAGAGCGGCAAAGGATTCATGCCCCCCCGACGTTTTGGAACGATCCTCCGGCAACTTGAGCATTAAAAACAGGACAATTAGAATCAGGCCGATCACGGCGCAAACCGCGAAAACTTGCTGGAATCCAAACCAGACCACGAGATATCCCCCCATCATTCGGCCCGACAGCCTTCCGGCTTGGGTGAAGGAGGAATACCAGCTCAATGCCTCGCCCCTCGCCTCCCGAAACAAATCCACGACGACGGCCATCGCCACCGGTGCGAAGAGCGCCGTGGCCAGGCCATGAAAGGCCCGCAGCAGAATGAGCGGCCAGACCTGCATAACGCCAAAATAGAAATACGGGGCCAGCACAAAAACCGATAACCCGATGAAGAGCAGCCGACGGCGGCCGATGAGATCCGACAAGGTCCCGGCCGGCAGCTTCAGCAGGATGCCGGTTAAGGTCGAGGCGCCCACGATCAACCCGATCCCTTCCGGACGAGCCCCGAGCCCCTCCGCAAAGAGCGGAAGCAGAGGCGATCGGATCAGATCGTAACTCACAAAGGCGAGGAAACCGATGAGGCAGAGCAGTCGAAAAGAAGGGAAGGCGGCATTCGGTATCATGGCGGGTCGGTCTTCAGAATCGGATATCGAGTAAGCCGACGGAGGCGATCACCTCGTGGGATGTCGGGCCCCGTGGCGTCGATGTCACCATCGGCGTCGGAAGTCGGAAGACCAGCCGATGATCGTCGAGCTCAACCAGCGAGCGGTTGATCGTCACGAGTCCGTAGGCGACGCCGATGAATACGCCGATGGCGGCGCCGTAACTGAGATAGTTGAGATGATCGCCGGGATCGTCTTTGAAAGCCAGGGCCGCACCGCCCACCAGGGCACCGGCCAGTCCGCCGTACAGCCCGTTTTTGAAGACCGTCTCAAAACTGTTATCCTCCGCAACAGCCCGACCGGGACCCATCCAGCCCGCCAGACACACGAAAAGCAAAGTCGGGATTAACTTTCGCATCACACCCTCCTTGTTGAATTTGACGCGGCGATCCGCGACCGCCTTATGGATATTGAATGCTACGGTTTGAGAAATTCGCGAATCCCCTCTTCAAAATCCTGCAGTTCCAGGCCGAAATCATGAACGGCATCGGACGGATCACAAACGTTATCCTCCTGAATCATGATCAACTGCTCTCTCGTAATGGGCGGATTGGGCAACAGCCATTCCGAGATCAGCGCGCCGGGCTTGACCAAGGGCACGGGAATATGAACGGAGGCCTTTTTTTTATCGAGAACTCGGGCGATGATTTGATAGATCTGATTATAGGTCAGGCGGCGAGGACCCCCGAGCTCGTAGATCTTTCGATAGCTCAGCGGATTCCCGACGGCCAGCGCAAAACAGGAGGCCACATTTCGGACGCTGACCGGCTGAATCCGGGACTCTCCCCGACCGATGACCGGGACGACGGGAGCGGACAGGATGACGCGGGCGAGGAGGTTGATAAATTGATCTCCGGGTCCGAAAATCGCCGACGGTCGAAAAATCGTCCAGTCGAGGCCGCTCTGGGTCACCGCTTGCTCGGCCCGATACTTGGTTTGATGGTAACGGGCCGGGGCGTTCGGACGGCTGCCCAACGCGCTCATATGAATGTACCGACGGATCCCGGCCTCCGCCGTCGCCGCGAGAAGATCCTCCGTCCCTTGAACATGAATCCGTTCGAAGGTCGATCGCCCCTTCTCGAGGATGATCCCCACGAGATGGACCACGGCCTGGCATTCTTTCAGACCGGCCTTCACGGTGCTCGGATCGGTGAGATCCCCCGGATGGAGTTCGATCGCCGGCGGAAGACATCGCTTCGCCCGCTCGGCATCCCGGACGAGACAGCGGACCTTGTGTCCGACCCCGTGAAGCTGGCGGACGACCTCCCGCCCGACGAAGCCCGTGCCGCCGGTCACGAAGATCCTCATAGATACCCCTCCAGCATGAAATCATCGCCGACCCGTTTCAACGCAAGATCACGGATCGGAATGCCTTCGCCCGGTTCACCGCCCACCGTTCCGTCAATAACGGGCACGGCATCCGCCCGACCGATGATCTTGGGAGCGACGAACCATACAAGCTTGTCCACGATGCCGGACCGAAAGACCGAAGCGTTCAACTCGCCGCCTCCTTCGACCAAAACGCTGGCGACCCCCATGTCGCCGAGCCGGCTCATCAGGTCCGGGAGGCTGACCCGGCCGGCATGATCCTTGATGACCCAGACCGTCGCCCCGGCTTGCTCGAGGGCCCGTATCTTGCCGGGATGCGCGCGACGCGTCGTCGCGATGATCGTCTTGGCCCTGGATTTCTGCGTCAATAGACGAGCCGTGTGAGGAATCTTCAATGTGCTGTCGACAACGACCCGATGCGCGTCCCGGCCTTTCATGGTTGAAAGTCGTGTGGTCAGCCGGGGATCATCCGTCAACACGGTCTGGATCCCAAGCAGGATGGCGTCCGAGCGGTCCCGGAGGCGATGGGCCTCCAGTCTAGCCTGCTCACCCGTAATCCAAGTTGTCGAGCCTCTTGAGGTTGATATTTTCCCATCAAGACTCATCGCGGTCTTTGAGATCACGAACGGCCTGCCGGTCGTCACGTACTTGACATAGACCTCGTTGAGCCGGAGCGCTTCCCGCTTAAAAACCTCTTGGGAAACTTCGACACCGGAACGACGAAGAAGTGCGATTCCCTTCCCGTTCACGCGCGGATTGGGATCCCGCATCGCCACCACGATGCGTCGGATCCGGCTCTTGATAATGAGGGGGGCGCACGGCGGGGTGCGTTTGTCGAGATGACAACAGGGCTCGAGGTTAAGGTAAAGCGTGGCGCCTTTGGCCCGGCGGCCGGCCCTTTTCAAGGCCACGGCCTCGGCGTGGGGTCCGCCCGCCCGACGGTGATACCCTTCGGCGATGATCCGGCCGGATTTGACCACGACGGCACCGACCATCGGATTCGGGCTCGTCCGGCCCCGTCCCCTTTCGGCCAGCTCCAACGCCCGCCGGATGTAGACTTCGTCCGTAGTATCGGAATTTTTTGACATGGCCTGACCATGTTATAAGGGAAGGGACTTAAAGAGTCAAGAAACTTAAATCCTGGCCCGTTGAATGCTCACCCGGGGAACATGAACGATATCCACCATGGGGTGGAAGAAACGAAACGTCGGTCATTTGGCGGGATTGAGTCGTGTTAATTTCAGATGTCCTTCTCACCCTTCCGTTTCTTATTGTTCAAGACCGCATGCGCGGCCGCGAGGCGCGCGATCGGGACGCGGTAGGGCGAGCAGCTCACGTAGTCCAGGCCGATCCGATGGCAGAACTCGATCGAGGCCGGATCTCCCCCGTGCTCGCCGCAGATCCCGAGCTTGATGTCCTTCCGTGTGTTTCTTCCGTCCCAGGTCGCCCGCCGCATCAAATAGCCGACGCCCTCTTGGTCCAGAGTGGCGAAGGGATCGAACTCGATGATGTTGGCGGGCGACTCCGTAATGACAAATCCGCAGGTACGACAGGTGTTCGTTTTTTTGTCCACGTCGGAGCCGTGGCAGTTCGGGCAGAGATCGGCCGTCGTCATATAAAACTGGATGAACTTGGCCGCGTCGTCCCGGGAAAAACCATAGGTCGTCTGGGTCATGTCGTTCGTCCCGAA from Nitrospiria bacterium encodes:
- a CDS encoding MFS transporter, which gives rise to MIPNAAFPSFRLLCLIGFLAFVSYDLIRSPLLPLFAEGLGARPEGIGLIVGASTLTGILLKLPAGTLSDLIGRRRLLFIGLSVFVLAPYFYFGVMQVWPLILLRAFHGLATALFAPVAMAVVVDLFREARGEALSWYSSFTQAGRLSGRMMGGYLVVWFGFQQVFAVCAVIGLILIVLFLMLKLPEDRSKTSGGHESFAALLQGLREVGRERRVLVTSAMEGILMTASGALMAFLPLYGIKVGLNAGEVGLLFGTMGIASILARPMMGRLSDRIGRRPLILTGQILCAAVMISLPWTAGLVGLLFLSLIFGLGEAVIGSSTSALVADLCKEKSLGSAMGVFGTIMDIGHAGGPILTGFLIGLSGYTGAFGGIGVILLSVTALFAATVRED
- a CDS encoding DUF2892 domain-containing protein, yielding MKRNVGGLDRLFRLAVGFASAAFSFATEDTALRLLLGLVAVLGIGTSLLGYCPVNHLFGMNTAANKRK
- a CDS encoding diguanylate cyclase, with translation MKFGIRTKVLGSFLGLSLIFFMALGIVLLEVREINITTGAVQEEAHKFELSDRLQLRLHMFLDPANNYLITGNVDERDRFDQLSNEIFQITKDLQGYHGDQRWEALATDLNHDVLRLSEMLVTILFIDRPVGNPKGAKLLHEATIFSGDMIKKADEFRVLSEKEMIRMVHEAQSKSQNVTWVFSGIVGATVIFFALLSFYLTRFVIWPILDLHRGAKTVGQGNLDYRLTIKTNDEIESLAGEFNQMVEAISGMKKELDNKIELTHQLAITDSLTGLYNRRFFMEKLREEIKRNERFGHPLSLILIDVDDFKTYNDTQGHLKGDDLLRSLAVIFKKHVRSVDFVCRIGGEEFMVILPETNFDAAVKIAEGLRTAVEYYPFADREKQPGGKLTISLGVASSTKGEKDILKILKAVDDALYHAKRTGKNKIGIIK
- the ribD gene encoding bifunctional diaminohydroxyphosphoribosylaminopyrimidine deaminase/5-amino-6-(5-phosphoribosylamino)uracil reductase RibD: MSKNSDTTDEVYIRRALELAERGRGRTSPNPMVGAVVVKSGRIIAEGYHRRAGGPHAEAVALKRAGRRAKGATLYLNLEPCCHLDKRTPPCAPLIIKSRIRRIVVAMRDPNPRVNGKGIALLRRSGVEVSQEVFKREALRLNEVYVKYVTTGRPFVISKTAMSLDGKISTSRGSTTWITGEQARLEAHRLRDRSDAILLGIQTVLTDDPRLTTRLSTMKGRDAHRVVVDSTLKIPHTARLLTQKSRAKTIIATTRRAHPGKIRALEQAGATVWVIKDHAGRVSLPDLMSRLGDMGVASVLVEGGGELNASVFRSGIVDKLVWFVAPKIIGRADAVPVIDGTVGGEPGEGIPIRDLALKRVGDDFMLEGYL
- a CDS encoding complex I NDUFA9 subunit family protein, with amino-acid sequence MRIFVTGGTGFVGREVVRQLHGVGHKVRCLVRDAERAKRCLPPAIELHPGDLTDPSTVKAGLKECQAVVHLVGIILEKGRSTFERIHVQGTEDLLAATAEAGIRRYIHMSALGSRPNAPARYHQTKYRAEQAVTQSGLDWTIFRPSAIFGPGDQFINLLARVILSAPVVPVIGRGESRIQPVSVRNVASCFALAVGNPLSYRKIYELGGPRRLTYNQIYQIIARVLDKKKASVHIPVPLVKPGALISEWLLPNPPITREQLIMIQEDNVCDPSDAVHDFGLELQDFEEGIREFLKP
- a CDS encoding geranylgeranyl reductase family protein; translated protein: MIYDTIIIGTGPAGSAAAFELARRGCRVLALEKKRHPRYKVCGGGLSVRLDNLLGRHYHTVIEKTVTRMTITCGGAASFEVSFDAPLAYMSMRSRLDAHLIRQAQTAGCDLREDEAATGFETLRNSVVVRTPLGEYEALTVIGADGAPSRVAKTLFPMNALPFGIALEGEAAASAGGSWSDDGLLIDVGIIRGGYAWIFPKSEHLSSGVATFRRERQDLRLLYGQWVQGQPRLPSPDRQQIVGHLIPRFSPKAGSLAGNRALLIGDAAGLVDPLLGEGIYYGVWSGRLAADAVAGFLKGKTPLARYEERVRNEIHPELRVASRIAGVVYRLPRFFFNLTARHPEWLKGYGKVLQGRLTYQDLWRRGLDPRRWFPVA